In the Populus trichocarpa isolate Nisqually-1 chromosome 1, P.trichocarpa_v4.1, whole genome shotgun sequence genome, one interval contains:
- the LOC18094570 gene encoding monooxygenase 2, protein MAIASASLLSLDSHVSSASSLHRSPHRARPFSRRKSWLLVRARNKKTNSLSVIDAKISTDDVSEEDIVIVGAGIAGLATAVSLQRLGVRSLVLEQAESLRTGGTSLTLFKNGWRVLDAIGVGSDLRSQFLEIQGMVVKSDDGRELRSFTFKDEDESQEVRAVERKILLETLAIKLPSAAVQFSSGLARMERRENGKMLLELVDGTRLLAKIVIGCDGIRSPVAKWMGFSEPRYVGHCAFRGLGFYANGQPFEPRVNYVYGRGLRAGYVPVSPTKVYWFICFNSPSPGPKTIDPSVLKKQAKELVKNWPSELLNLIDLTPDETISKTPLVDRWLWPAISPPPSTGTTVLVGDAWHPMTPNLGQGACCALEDAVVLARKLANAINSGPTSVEDAMQSYGIERWPRVFPLTVRANLVGSLLQWENPVVCSFRNNVVIPKLVRLGPILEHTNFECEPSLKRQTSEVPKQQ, encoded by the exons ATGGCTATAGCTTCcgcttctcttctctctctcgaCTCTCATGTCTCATCCGCATCTTCTTTGCACCGTTCCCCTCACAGAGCTAGACCGTTTTCACGAAGAAAATCCTGGCTTCTTGTCCGAGCAAGGAATAAGAAAACCAACTCTTTGTCAGTCATTGATGCTAAAATAAGTACCGATGATGTTAGTGAAGAAGACATTGTCATTGTGGGTGCTGGGATTGCTGGACTTGCCACTGCAGTGTCTCTACAAAG GCTCGGAGTTCGGTCATTGGTGCTTGAGCAAGCAGAATCACTAAGAACTGGTGGGACCTCACTTACCCTTTTCAAGAATGGATGGAGGGTACTGGATGCCATTGGGGTTGGAAGTGACCTTAGGAGccaatttcttgaaattcaagG GATGGTGGTGAAGTCAGACGATGGAAGGGAACTGCGTTCCTTCACATTCAAAGATGAAGATGAGAG CCAAGAAGTTCGAGCGGTAGAGAGGAAAATACTTCTAGAGACTCTTGCCATTAAGCTGCCATCAGCAGCAGTTCAGTTCTCTTCAGGGCTAGCAAGGatggagagaagagaaaatggGAAAATGCTTCTGGAACTTGTGGACGGCACTAGGCTACTTGCAAAG ATTGTTATTGGCTGTGATGGCATTCGGTCTCCAGTTGCAAAGTGGATGGGGTTCTCCGAGCCCAGGTATGTAGGGCACTGTGCATTCCGAGGGCTTGGATTTTATGCCAACGGGCAGCCGTTTGAACCACGAGTGAATTATGTCTACGGGAGGGGATTGCGTGCTGGATATGTTCCAGTTTCTCCTACAAAAGTGTACTGGTTTATCTGCTTCAACAGCCCATCTCCAG GTCCAAAGACAATCGACCCATCTGTGTTGAAGAAACAGGCTAAAGAACTAGTCAAGAACTGGCCATCTGAGCTGCTAAACTTAATAGATCTAACCCCAGATGAAACAATCAGTAAAACTCCTCTGGTGGATCGTTGGTTGTGGCCAGCCATAAGCCCTCCCCCATCAACCGGAACGACTGTGTTGGTTGGAGATGCTTGGCACCCAATGACTCCTAATCTGGGGCAAGGTGCTTGTTGTGCATTGGAGGATGCAGTAGTTCTAGCAAGAAAACTTGCAAATGCAATCAACTCTGGACCCACATCTGTAGAGGATGCTATGCAGTCATATGGAATCGAAAGATGGCCTCGTGTCTTTCCTTTAACCGTACGAGCCAATCTTGTGGGGTCACTTTTGCAGTGGGAGAACCCGGTTGTCTGTTCTTTTCGGAACAATGTAGTCATACCTAAGCTAGTTAGGCTTGGTCCAATTTTGGAACACACAAACTTTGAATGTGAACCTTCGCTAAAAAGACAAACTTCTGAAGTCCCAAAGCAACAATGA